A stretch of Candidatus Sphingomonas phytovorans DNA encodes these proteins:
- a CDS encoding TIGR02466 family protein: protein MTVRSLFATRLYEGALNDADFVAELDHACRVLAEDDRAGRHWSRANGYRGYTSYASLDDLPQRDPTFGELAKRLNKHVAAFAAECAFDLGGRKLKLDSFWVNVLKPGGTHSGHIHPHSVVSGTVYVAVPPGAGALKLEDPRLPLMMAAPTRLDDAPEDLRSFVYVEPQAGTVLLWESWLRHEVPAGTAKDERISISFNYR from the coding sequence ATGACGGTGCGCAGCCTGTTCGCGACTCGGCTTTACGAAGGCGCGCTGAACGATGCCGATTTCGTGGCGGAGCTCGACCATGCCTGCCGCGTGCTGGCCGAGGACGACCGTGCCGGGCGGCACTGGTCTAGGGCGAACGGGTATCGCGGCTATACCAGCTACGCGTCGCTCGACGATTTGCCGCAGCGTGATCCGACCTTCGGCGAGCTGGCGAAGCGGCTCAACAAGCATGTCGCCGCGTTCGCGGCCGAATGCGCGTTCGATCTGGGCGGGCGCAAGCTGAAGCTCGACAGCTTCTGGGTGAACGTGCTGAAGCCGGGCGGCACCCATTCGGGCCATATCCATCCGCACAGCGTGGTGTCGGGGACGGTGTATGTGGCGGTGCCGCCGGGCGCCGGGGCGCTCAAGCTGGAGGATCCACGCCTGCCGCTGATGATGGCCGCCCCTACCCGGCTGGACGACGCGCCGGAAGATCTGCGCAGCTTCGTCTATGTCGAGCCCCAGGCAGGCACCGTGCTTCTATGGGAAAGCTGGCTGCGCCATGAGGTCCCGGCGGGCACCGCGAAGGACGAACGCATCAGCATCAGCTTCAACTATAGATGA
- a CDS encoding DUF5681 domain-containing protein: MAKGKLESRATGYGNPPVEHRFRKGQSGNPAGRPRATGALGDRLPGSTEPGRQMILAEAYRRVTVEEDGVALELSTHEAVLRAMATAAREGNQIAQHRWTQLVKAAEAEQKRAQIALYNVLERDHLEREWSDLEGKMVARTSYADDIVADPRTGAVVVREVPDGGEA; this comes from the coding sequence ATGGCAAAGGGCAAGCTTGAATCAAGGGCGACCGGATATGGCAATCCGCCGGTCGAGCATCGATTCCGCAAGGGACAGTCCGGTAATCCCGCGGGAAGGCCGCGCGCGACCGGGGCGCTGGGGGATCGGCTGCCAGGATCGACCGAACCTGGCCGGCAGATGATCCTGGCCGAAGCCTATCGCCGCGTGACGGTCGAGGAGGATGGCGTAGCACTCGAACTGTCGACGCATGAGGCGGTGTTGCGCGCGATGGCGACAGCGGCGCGCGAGGGCAACCAGATCGCGCAACATCGCTGGACCCAGTTGGTGAAGGCGGCCGAGGCGGAGCAGAAGCGCGCGCAGATTGCGCTCTACAATGTGCTCGAACGCGACCATCTCGAACGGGAGTGGTCGGACCTCGAGGGGAAGATGGTGGCGCGTACATCCTATGCGGACGACATCGTCGCTGATCCCCGGACCGGTGCCGTCGTCGTACGGGAGGTGCCGGATGGGGGCGAGGCGTAG
- a CDS encoding glycine--tRNA ligase subunit alpha has product MILKLHDYWSERGCLILQPYDMEMGAGTFHPATTLRALGPEPWNAAFVQPCRRPTDGRYGENPNRGQHYYQYQVILKPSPPDLQELYLGSLAAIGIDFTRHDIRFVEDDWESPTLGAWGLGWEVWCDGMEVTQFTYFQQMGGFDCKPVAGELTYGLERLAMYLQNKDSMYDLAFNDHGVTYGDVFLENEKQMSAWNFEVADTDRLFDLFRKATAECENCLEAKLPIPAYEQAIKASHVFNLLQARGVISVAERQAYMGRVRDLAKGSCQAWMDKNGWTA; this is encoded by the coding sequence ATGATCCTCAAGCTCCATGACTATTGGAGCGAGCGCGGCTGCCTCATCCTCCAGCCCTATGACATGGAGATGGGGGCAGGCACCTTCCACCCGGCGACGACGCTGCGCGCGCTCGGCCCGGAACCGTGGAACGCTGCCTTCGTCCAGCCCTGCCGCCGCCCGACCGACGGCCGCTACGGCGAGAATCCCAATCGGGGACAACATTATTATCAATATCAGGTGATCCTGAAGCCGAGCCCGCCCGACCTGCAGGAACTGTATCTCGGATCGCTGGCCGCGATCGGCATCGATTTCACCCGCCATGACATCCGTTTCGTCGAGGACGACTGGGAAAGCCCGACGCTCGGCGCCTGGGGGCTCGGCTGGGAAGTCTGGTGCGACGGCATGGAGGTGACTCAGTTCACTTATTTCCAGCAGATGGGCGGCTTCGACTGCAAGCCGGTCGCGGGCGAGCTGACCTATGGGCTCGAACGCCTGGCGATGTATCTGCAGAACAAGGATTCGATGTACGATCTCGCGTTCAACGATCACGGCGTGACGTACGGCGACGTCTTCCTCGAGAACGAGAAGCAGATGTCGGCCTGGAATTTCGAGGTCGCCGATACCGACCGGTTGTTCGACCTGTTCCGCAAGGCGACCGCCGAGTGCGAGAACTGCCTTGAAGCGAAGCTGCCGATCCCGGCGTACGAGCAGGCGATCAAGGCGAGCCATGTGTTCAACCTGCTCCAGGCGCGCGGCGTGATCTCGGTCGCCGAGCGCCAGGCCTATATGGGCCGGGTGCGCGATCTGGCGAAGGGCAGCTGCCAGGCGTGGATGGACAAGAACGGGTGGACGGCGTGA
- a CDS encoding TraB/GumN family protein, translating into MARTGARGPENGFGVRRIAVGLAGIVSLIVSVAGPLPAAAQRIAYPPISEPGLVIWRGHKVGPPRIAYPILPPDERIAPVRYALGSVESGDIPSPVEMRAADARIALAQLSQNYRPRPAIWKIGDRDSTIYLFGTIHILPPGFQWRSPTLDRVVRQSGSLIVESVEEKSPADVLAGQPALALPPLRTRVSPDHRAALKRFTDGLAPEAAAALDGMPTWIAAVAIGYVRDFRAGEIPGPGADDWLTDRFRAAGKPVVPIEDGTRVYAAASAIPEAEQRRMLDLALDAPERSRAELRAPIHAWAKGEVGPDSALTVDMVGSSGTDALSVPLLTNRNRAWADSLVQRLRLPGTALFAAGAGHFVGPGSVLDLLRQRGITVKRVE; encoded by the coding sequence ATGGCCCGAACTGGTGCGCGGGGGCCGGAAAACGGCTTTGGGGTACGGCGCATCGCTGTGGGGCTCGCGGGAATCGTGTCGCTCATCGTGTCCGTCGCGGGGCCCCTCCCCGCGGCGGCGCAGCGGATCGCCTATCCTCCGATCAGCGAGCCCGGCCTCGTCATCTGGCGCGGGCACAAGGTGGGGCCGCCGCGCATCGCCTATCCGATACTGCCGCCGGACGAACGGATCGCGCCGGTCCGCTATGCGCTCGGCAGCGTTGAATCGGGCGACATCCCCTCCCCCGTCGAGATGCGCGCCGCCGATGCCCGGATCGCGCTGGCGCAGCTTTCGCAGAATTACCGGCCGCGCCCGGCGATCTGGAAGATCGGGGATCGTGATTCGACGATCTATCTGTTCGGCACGATCCATATCCTGCCGCCCGGTTTCCAGTGGCGCAGCCCGACGCTCGATCGGGTGGTGCGCCAGTCAGGGTCGCTGATCGTCGAATCGGTTGAGGAGAAGAGCCCGGCCGATGTGCTGGCCGGTCAGCCTGCCCTCGCGCTGCCGCCGCTCAGGACTCGCGTCTCGCCCGATCATCGCGCCGCGCTCAAGCGATTCACCGACGGGCTCGCCCCGGAAGCTGCCGCGGCGCTTGACGGCATGCCGACCTGGATCGCCGCGGTCGCGATCGGTTATGTCCGCGACTTCCGCGCCGGCGAGATCCCGGGGCCCGGCGCCGACGACTGGCTGACCGACCGGTTCCGCGCCGCGGGCAAGCCGGTCGTGCCGATCGAGGACGGCACCAGGGTCTATGCGGCGGCCAGCGCAATTCCGGAAGCCGAGCAGCGCCGCATGCTCGATCTGGCGCTCGACGCGCCAGAGCGGAGCCGGGCCGAACTGCGCGCACCGATCCACGCCTGGGCCAAGGGCGAGGTCGGACCGGACTCGGCCCTGACGGTGGATATGGTTGGATCGAGCGGGACCGATGCCTTGTCCGTCCCCCTGCTGACCAACCGCAACCGGGCATGGGCCGACAGCCTCGTGCAACGCCTGCGCCTGCCCGGCACGGCCTTGTTCGCGGCAGGCGCGGGGCATTTCGTCGGCCCGGGGTCAGTGCTCGACCTGCTTCGCCAGCGCGGAATCACGGTAAAGCGGGTGGAGTGA
- a CDS encoding TraB/GumN family protein, which translates to MKMLGKLIAPLMLLLTAPACAQPAPKATPTPVAAAGKAAVRKADPALWVIRDKDTTIYLFGTIHVLKPGLSWFDGAVKKAFDASGQVVLELVMPDAAAMQALVTSKGMARDGIALTQRLPEAKRPVLGKALTDLGLPATAFDSMEPWYAATNLSLLPLMKKGYDVTNGPEQSITKAAAAQGKPVIGLETAEEQLNFFDSLSMPAQVAFLSNTIDELPKLDATMTSMVDSWARGDPDALGKTLNDDLNASPEVKKVLLVDRNKRWAYWISQRMKQPGVVFIAVGAGHLAGNDSVQEQLKGYRLNAKRVKY; encoded by the coding sequence ATGAAGATGCTCGGCAAGCTGATCGCGCCGTTGATGTTGTTGCTCACGGCGCCAGCCTGCGCCCAGCCCGCCCCCAAAGCGACGCCGACGCCAGTGGCGGCAGCGGGCAAGGCAGCGGTGCGGAAAGCCGATCCGGCCCTGTGGGTGATCAGGGACAAGGACACGACCATCTATCTGTTCGGCACGATCCATGTGCTGAAGCCCGGCCTGAGCTGGTTCGACGGTGCCGTGAAGAAGGCGTTCGATGCCTCCGGCCAGGTCGTGCTCGAACTGGTGATGCCCGACGCGGCCGCCATGCAGGCGCTGGTGACGTCCAAGGGCATGGCGCGTGACGGAATCGCCCTGACTCAGCGGCTGCCCGAGGCGAAGCGCCCCGTGCTGGGCAAGGCGCTGACCGACCTCGGCCTGCCCGCGACCGCTTTCGATTCGATGGAGCCCTGGTATGCGGCGACCAACCTGTCGCTGCTGCCGCTGATGAAGAAGGGCTATGACGTCACCAACGGGCCGGAACAGTCGATCACCAAGGCGGCGGCGGCGCAGGGCAAGCCGGTGATCGGGCTCGAGACGGCGGAGGAGCAGCTCAATTTCTTCGACAGCCTTTCGATGCCGGCTCAGGTCGCCTTTCTCTCGAACACGATCGACGAGCTGCCGAAGCTCGATGCGACGATGACCTCGATGGTCGACAGCTGGGCCAGGGGCGATCCCGATGCGCTGGGCAAGACGCTGAACGACGATCTGAATGCCTCGCCCGAGGTGAAGAAGGTCCTGCTGGTCGATCGCAACAAGCGCTGGGCGTACTGGATCAGCCAGCGGATGAAGCAGCCCGGCGTGGTGTTCATCGCGGTCGGCGCAGGGCATCTTGCGGGCAACGACAGCGTGCAGGAACAGCTCAAGGGCTATCGGCTCAACGCGAAGCGGGTGAAATACTGA
- a CDS encoding MaoC family dehydratase: MQYFEDIVVGTKGSFGRYEVTREEVIEFASKYDPQPFHLSDEAAATTHFGRLSASGWQTCAMTMSMVVENLKANRQAGLGSPGVDELRWLKPVYPGDVLRCETEILDKRASQSRPEMGSYRSRMTVINQDDVPVMTFTSIGLIRTRPAD; encoded by the coding sequence ATGCAGTATTTCGAGGATATCGTGGTGGGGACGAAGGGCAGCTTCGGCCGTTATGAGGTCACCCGCGAAGAGGTGATCGAGTTCGCGTCGAAATATGATCCGCAGCCGTTCCATTTGTCGGACGAGGCAGCGGCGACCACGCATTTCGGCCGGCTATCCGCCAGCGGCTGGCAAACCTGCGCGATGACCATGTCGATGGTCGTGGAGAATCTGAAGGCGAACCGTCAGGCCGGCCTTGGATCGCCCGGTGTCGACGAGCTGCGCTGGCTCAAGCCGGTCTATCCCGGCGACGTGCTTCGGTGCGAGACCGAGATCCTCGACAAGCGCGCCTCGCAAAGCCGGCCGGAGATGGGCAGCTATCGAAGCAGGATGACCGTCATCAACCAGGACGACGTCCCGGTGATGACTTTCACCTCGATCGGGCTGATCAGGACCCGTCCCGCCGATTGA
- the glyS gene encoding glycine--tRNA ligase subunit beta, translated as MTDFLLELRSEEIPARMQDKARDDLARLFAAELDKAGLRADAIVTFATPRRLALIARDLPVQTEATAEERKGPRADAPAQALEGFLRSTGLTRDQLEERDDGKGNKVLFAVTQKPGRATADVLAETIPTIVRAFPWPKSMRWGDASISTESLRWVRPLQGIVALLGEDVVPFEIAGIASGAATVGHRFHHPGAITIGSASDYAEKLRACHVLIDQDERRAIIRERASALAAEAGLDLIEDEGLVAENAGLTEWPVPLLGRFDPEFLSVPPEVIQLTARVNQKYFVCRDGAGKLANAFICTANIDAVDGGAKIVEGNRKVIAARLSDAKFFYETDLKMPLDEQAVKLGKIVFHEKLGTVADKVERVAKLARWLVEEGIVTSSPSPLVGEGRGPSQSDGKGEGGTRSGLEPHPPHPSVASLLPPSPTGGEGISLADMAERAARLAKADLVTGMVGEFPELQGLMGGYYARAQGEDPQVADAIRDHYKPVGQGDDVPTAPITVAVSLADKLDTIGSFFAVNEKPTGSKDPFALRRAALAVIALAIENDLRFTLKAPLWATAQMQRFQRGAAEGVAASLALLDVFSLMYEGDQRLTREATAAALKARLAAPDKQDDPIDLDDAVNFFADRLKVQQREAGIRHDLIDAVFALGGEDDLVRLLARVHALQWFVITEDGTNLLAGYKRAANILKKEGFTAAEDKKLSYEPEPAESALVAALDFAEPRARDAVGAEDFEGAMAALASLRGPIDRFFDDVTVNDPDPAKRDARLALLARVRNAVHSVADFSKIEG; from the coding sequence ATGACCGACTTCCTCCTCGAACTCCGTTCCGAAGAAATCCCCGCGCGCATGCAGGACAAGGCGCGCGATGATCTCGCCCGCCTTTTCGCGGCCGAGCTCGACAAGGCGGGCCTGCGCGCCGACGCGATCGTCACCTTCGCGACGCCTCGACGCCTCGCGCTGATCGCGCGCGACCTGCCCGTCCAGACCGAGGCTACAGCCGAGGAACGCAAGGGCCCCCGCGCCGATGCGCCGGCCCAGGCGCTTGAGGGCTTCCTCCGCTCGACCGGACTGACTCGCGACCAGCTCGAGGAGCGCGACGACGGCAAGGGCAACAAGGTCCTGTTCGCCGTCACGCAGAAACCCGGCCGTGCCACCGCCGATGTGCTGGCCGAGACGATCCCCACGATCGTCCGCGCCTTTCCCTGGCCCAAGTCGATGCGGTGGGGCGATGCCTCCATCTCGACCGAGAGCCTGAGGTGGGTCCGCCCGCTCCAGGGGATCGTCGCGTTGCTCGGCGAGGATGTGGTGCCGTTCGAAATCGCCGGCATCGCCTCGGGCGCGGCGACCGTCGGCCACCGGTTCCATCATCCGGGTGCCATCACCATCGGCTCGGCCTCGGACTATGCCGAGAAGCTGCGCGCCTGCCATGTCCTGATCGACCAGGACGAACGCCGCGCGATCATCCGCGAGCGGGCCTCGGCGCTGGCCGCCGAGGCCGGGCTCGACCTGATCGAGGACGAGGGGCTGGTCGCCGAGAATGCCGGGCTGACCGAATGGCCGGTCCCGTTGCTCGGCCGGTTCGATCCCGAATTCCTGAGCGTTCCGCCGGAGGTGATCCAGCTTACGGCGCGGGTGAACCAGAAATATTTCGTTTGTCGCGACGGCGCAGGAAAGCTTGCCAACGCCTTCATTTGTACAGCGAATATCGACGCGGTCGACGGCGGCGCAAAGATCGTCGAAGGCAATCGCAAGGTGATCGCGGCGCGGCTGTCCGACGCAAAGTTCTTCTACGAAACCGATCTCAAGATGCCGCTCGACGAGCAGGCGGTGAAGCTCGGGAAGATCGTCTTTCACGAAAAGCTCGGGACCGTGGCCGACAAGGTCGAGCGGGTCGCGAAGCTGGCGCGCTGGCTGGTCGAAGAGGGGATCGTCACTTCTTCTCCCTCTCCCCTTGTGGGAGAGGGAAGGGGCCCATCGCAAAGCGATGGGAAGGGTGAGGGGGGCACTCGCTCGGGTCTCGAGCCTCATCCCCCTCACCCTTCCGTCGCTTCGCTCCTCCCTCCCTCTCCCACAGGGGGAGAGGGAATAAGCCTCGCCGACATGGCTGAACGTGCCGCGCGCCTCGCCAAGGCTGATCTCGTCACCGGGATGGTCGGCGAGTTCCCCGAGCTCCAGGGCTTGATGGGTGGCTATTACGCGCGTGCCCAGGGCGAAGACCCCCAGGTCGCCGACGCGATCCGCGATCATTACAAGCCGGTCGGGCAGGGGGACGATGTTCCCACCGCGCCCATAACGGTCGCCGTGTCGCTTGCCGACAAGCTCGATACGATCGGCTCCTTCTTTGCGGTCAATGAGAAGCCGACCGGATCGAAGGACCCGTTTGCCCTGCGGCGTGCCGCGCTCGCGGTGATCGCCCTGGCGATTGAAAACGACCTTCGCTTCACTCTGAAAGCGCCGCTTTGGGCGACCGCCCAGATGCAGAGGTTCCAGCGCGGCGCCGCTGAAGGCGTGGCCGCATCGCTGGCGTTGCTCGACGTCTTCAGCCTCATGTACGAAGGCGACCAGAGACTGACGCGCGAAGCGACAGCGGCGGCGCTCAAGGCGCGGCTTGCTGCCCCGGACAAGCAGGATGACCCGATCGACCTCGATGACGCGGTCAATTTCTTCGCCGATCGCCTCAAGGTCCAACAACGTGAAGCCGGTATCCGCCACGACCTGATCGACGCGGTGTTCGCGCTCGGCGGCGAGGACGATCTTGTCCGCCTGCTCGCCCGCGTGCACGCACTGCAGTGGTTCGTCATCACCGAGGACGGCACCAACCTCCTCGCCGGCTACAAGCGCGCGGCGAACATCCTCAAGAAGGAGGGCTTTACCGCCGCCGAGGATAAAAAGCTGTCCTACGAGCCCGAACCCGCCGAAAGCGCGCTCGTCGCCGCGCTCGATTTTGCCGAGCCGCGTGCGCGCGACGCGGTGGGGGCTGAGGATTTCGAGGGGGCAATGGCGGCTTTGGCGAGCCTGAGGGGACCGATCGACCGGTTCTTCGACGATGTGACCGTCAACGATCCCGATCCTGCGAAGCGCGATGCACGCCTTGCGCTGCTCGCGCGGGTTCGCAACGCGGTCCACTCGGTCGCCGACTTCTCCAAGATCGAGGGCTGA
- a CDS encoding ectonucleotide pyrophosphatase/phosphodiesterase gives MASIRLLLAALLAVGASACAAVPPPAPLAQAPVEARAPVTILVSIDGFRPDYLDRGVTPNLTALASTGVRAAMRPSFPSKTFPNHWTLVTGLRPDRTGIVANKMEDSQRPGEVFDMQTDDPFWWSEAEPVWVTAEKAGIRTATMFWPGSNVAVGGTRAKEWPNDITGGTRPEDWQQFNIQVDNTQRVNAVLDWLRRPASIRPQFVTLYFDTVDTAGHHFGPGDARTTAAVGEVDAAIGLLVRGLAGMGQAANLVIVADHGMAETSQDRTIPIDRIANPADYRVVEATTYVSLAAVPGHEAALEASLLKPHDHLTCWRKADIPARFHYGANPRVPPYLCLADTGWVVVKSASARMSDRGNHGYDNMAPEMAALFIASGPAIRAAGTLPSFDNVDVAPLVRDLIGLPRATGLDGDDAPFQGILIGNRGK, from the coding sequence ATGGCCAGCATTCGCCTGCTTCTTGCCGCCCTGCTTGCCGTCGGCGCGTCAGCCTGCGCCGCGGTCCCGCCCCCCGCACCCCTCGCCCAGGCGCCGGTCGAGGCTCGCGCACCTGTCACCATCCTCGTCTCGATCGACGGCTTCCGCCCCGATTATCTCGATCGGGGCGTGACCCCGAACCTGACCGCGCTTGCCTCGACCGGCGTCAGGGCTGCGATGCGCCCTTCCTTCCCGTCCAAGACCTTCCCCAATCATTGGACGCTCGTGACCGGCCTCCGGCCCGATCGCACCGGCATCGTCGCCAACAAGATGGAGGACAGCCAACGGCCGGGCGAGGTCTTCGATATGCAGACCGACGACCCTTTCTGGTGGAGCGAGGCCGAACCCGTCTGGGTAACCGCTGAAAAGGCCGGCATCCGCACCGCGACGATGTTCTGGCCGGGATCGAACGTCGCGGTCGGCGGCACCCGCGCAAAGGAATGGCCCAACGACATCACCGGCGGCACGCGGCCCGAGGACTGGCAGCAATTCAACATCCAGGTGGACAACACCCAGCGGGTCAACGCCGTGCTGGACTGGCTCCGTCGCCCGGCATCCATCCGCCCGCAATTCGTCACCCTCTATTTCGATACGGTCGATACCGCCGGTCATCATTTCGGCCCCGGTGATGCGCGAACGACGGCGGCGGTCGGCGAAGTCGATGCGGCGATCGGCCTTTTGGTCCGGGGGCTTGCCGGGATGGGCCAGGCGGCCAATCTGGTGATCGTCGCCGATCACGGCATGGCGGAGACAAGCCAGGACCGAACCATCCCGATCGACCGGATCGCCAACCCCGCGGACTATCGCGTGGTCGAGGCGACGACCTATGTCTCGCTTGCCGCCGTGCCCGGCCATGAGGCAGCGCTCGAGGCGTCGCTGCTCAAGCCGCACGATCACCTCACCTGCTGGCGCAAGGCCGACATTCCGGCGCGGTTTCATTATGGGGCCAACCCGCGTGTCCCGCCTTATCTCTGCCTGGCCGATACCGGCTGGGTGGTGGTGAAGTCCGCGTCCGCCAGGATGAGCGACCGCGGCAATCACGGCTATGACAATATGGCGCCGGAAATGGCTGCCCTGTTCATCGCCAGCGGTCCGGCGATCCGTGCCGCCGGCACCCTGCCGAGCTTCGACAATGTCGATGTCGCGCCCCTGGTGCGCGACCTGATCGGCCTCCCCCGGGCAACCGGACTGGACGGCGACGACGCGCCGTTCCAAGGAATATTGATCGGCAATCGAGGCAAGTGA
- the ychF gene encoding redox-regulated ATPase YchF produces the protein MGFRCGIVGLPNVGKSTLFNALTETAAAQAANYPFCTIEPNVGNVAVPDKRLDQLAAIAGSAKIIETQLGFVDIAGLVRGASKGEGLGNQFLGNIREVDAVVHVLRCFENGDVTHVEGKVDPIADAETVETELMLSDLESLEKRVPNYIKKGQQGDKEAKIAASVLGQALELLREGKPARLTVPKDEEEARVFAQAQLLTSKPVLYVCNVDEGDAAHGNALSARVFEKARAEGAEAVVVSAAIEAEIATMAPDERGEFLSELGLEETGLARVITAGYKLLHLLTFFTVGPKEARAWTVHVGAKAPQAAGEIHTDFERGFIRAETIAFDDYVAFKGEAGARDAGKLRAEGKEYVVQDGDVMLFRFNV, from the coding sequence ATGGGTTTCCGTTGTGGTATCGTGGGCTTGCCCAATGTCGGCAAGTCGACGCTGTTCAACGCGCTGACGGAGACGGCGGCGGCGCAGGCGGCGAACTATCCGTTCTGCACGATCGAGCCGAACGTCGGCAACGTCGCGGTGCCCGACAAGCGCCTCGATCAGCTCGCGGCGATCGCCGGATCGGCCAAGATCATCGAGACTCAGCTCGGCTTTGTCGACATCGCCGGTCTCGTACGCGGCGCGTCCAAGGGCGAAGGCCTGGGCAACCAGTTTCTCGGCAATATCCGCGAGGTGGACGCCGTCGTCCATGTGCTGCGCTGCTTCGAGAATGGCGACGTGACTCATGTCGAGGGCAAGGTCGATCCGATCGCCGATGCGGAGACGGTCGAGACCGAGTTGATGCTGTCCGACCTGGAGAGCCTCGAAAAGCGCGTGCCCAACTATATCAAGAAGGGCCAGCAGGGCGACAAGGAAGCGAAGATCGCCGCCTCGGTGCTCGGCCAGGCGCTCGAGCTGCTTCGCGAGGGCAAGCCGGCGCGGCTGACCGTGCCGAAGGATGAGGAAGAAGCGCGCGTGTTCGCCCAGGCGCAGCTGCTGACGTCAAAGCCCGTCCTCTATGTCTGCAATGTCGACGAGGGCGATGCGGCGCACGGCAACGCCCTGTCGGCCAGGGTGTTCGAAAAGGCCAGGGCAGAGGGTGCCGAGGCAGTGGTCGTCTCCGCCGCGATCGAGGCCGAGATCGCCACCATGGCGCCGGACGAGCGCGGCGAGTTCCTGTCGGAGCTGGGGCTTGAGGAAACCGGCCTCGCCCGCGTGATCACCGCCGGCTACAAGCTGCTCCACCTCCTCACCTTCTTCACCGTGGGTCCCAAGGAAGCGCGCGCCTGGACGGTCCATGTCGGCGCCAAGGCACCGCAGGCGGCAGGCGAGATCCACACCGATTTCGAACGCGGCTTCATCCGCGCCGAGACGATCGCGTTCGACGATTATGTCGCGTTCAAGGGCGAGGCCGGCGCGCGCGACGCGGGCAAGCTGCGCGCCGAGGGTAAGGAATATGTCGTCCAGGATGGCGACGTGATGCTGTTCCGCTTCAACGTGTGA
- the pth gene encoding aminoacyl-tRNA hydrolase has protein sequence MQIWVGLGNPGAQYALQRHNVGFMIADTIADLHDFGPVKKAFQGWTQEGRIGPEKILLLKPATFMNESGRSIGEAMRFYKLDVGDVTVFHDELDLAPFKVKVKTGGGTAGHNGLRSTEAHIGNAFRRVRIGIGHPGHKDKVSPYVLGNYAKAEMDPLADLLGAVAAEAKWLAEGNDARFMSDVALRLGDSK, from the coding sequence ATGCAGATCTGGGTCGGCCTCGGTAATCCCGGCGCGCAATATGCGCTCCAACGGCACAATGTCGGCTTCATGATCGCCGACACGATTGCCGACCTGCATGATTTCGGCCCGGTGAAGAAGGCATTCCAGGGCTGGACCCAGGAAGGCCGGATCGGCCCCGAGAAGATCCTGCTGCTCAAGCCGGCGACCTTCATGAACGAGAGCGGCCGCTCGATCGGCGAGGCGATGCGCTTCTACAAGCTCGATGTCGGCGACGTGACCGTCTTCCATGACGAGCTCGATCTCGCGCCGTTCAAGGTGAAGGTGAAGACCGGCGGCGGCACCGCCGGGCATAACGGCCTGCGCTCGACCGAGGCGCATATCGGCAACGCATTCCGCCGGGTGCGGATCGGCATCGGTCATCCCGGGCACAAGGACAAGGTCAGCCCCTATGTGCTGGGCAACTACGCCAAGGCGGAGATGGACCCGCTGGCCGACCTGCTCGGCGCGGTGGCGGCCGAGGCGAAGTGGCTCGCCGAGGGCAATGACGCCCGTTTCATGAGCGATGTCGCGCTGCGGCTGGGAGATTCGAAATGA
- a CDS encoding 50S ribosomal protein L25/general stress protein Ctc codes for MSEQLTLAAETRGQVGKGASRSLRREGRVPAVIYGNKQDPASIHIEEKALMRALMTGHFMNSVVMIEIDGKAVRTLPKDVAFDVVTDRPVHADFLRISEHATVHVNVPVVFTDEELSKGIKRGGVLNIVRHELELICDAAEIPDEISISLKGTDVGDSIHISNVKLPKGVTSAIDDRDFTIATLVAPSALKSEAIEQAAEEAAEAEAASEEHAAEVEAAAEAAEGEASEG; via the coding sequence ATGAGCGAACAGCTTACGCTCGCAGCCGAGACGCGTGGACAGGTTGGCAAGGGAGCCTCCCGTTCGCTTCGTCGTGAAGGCCGCGTACCCGCCGTGATCTACGGCAACAAGCAAGACCCCGCCTCGATCCATATCGAGGAAAAGGCGCTGATGCGCGCCCTGATGACGGGTCATTTCATGAATTCCGTCGTGATGATCGAAATCGACGGCAAGGCCGTGCGCACCCTGCCCAAGGATGTTGCGTTCGACGTCGTCACCGATCGTCCCGTCCATGCCGATTTCCTGCGCATCTCCGAGCATGCGACCGTGCACGTCAACGTGCCGGTGGTGTTCACCGATGAAGAGCTGTCCAAGGGCATCAAGCGCGGCGGCGTGCTCAACATCGTCCGCCACGAGCTCGAGCTGATCTGCGACGCGGCCGAGATCCCCGACGAGATCAGCATCTCGCTCAAGGGCACCGACGTGGGCGATTCGATCCACATCTCGAACGTGAAGCTGCCCAAGGGCGTCACGTCGGCGATCGACGATCGCGACTTCACCATCGCCACGCTGGTCGCCCCGTCGGCGCTCAAGTCCGAAGCGATCGAGCAGGCAGCCGAAGAGGCAGCCGAAGCCGAGGCAGCATCTGAAGAGCATGCCGCCGAAGTCGAGGCTGCTGCCGAAGCCGCCGAAGGCGAAGCCTCGGAAGGCTGA